In Platichthys flesus chromosome 21, fPlaFle2.1, whole genome shotgun sequence, the following are encoded in one genomic region:
- the anxa13 gene encoding annexin A13 isoform X1 codes for MGNCQPTIVPYEDFDVMKDIKAIRKACKGFGTDEQAIIDILANRGAFQRQEIKQAYCDKYDDELVDVLKSELTGNFEKAIIAMLDTPLVYAVKELRKAMKGAGTDEDVLVEILCTATNEDIAMFKECYFQVHERDLEADIEGDTSGDVRKLLTALMQGERDESYEVDEELAEQDATALFEAGEGGFGTDESTFSHILASRNYLQLQATFKAYEQLSGTEILDAIQNETSGTLKKCYVALVRVAKNPQLYFARRLNKAMKGAGTDEDTLIRIIVCRAEFDLETIKDLYLEKYDVSLKDALRDECGGDFKRLLLAICH; via the exons GCCTGCAAAGGGTTCG gAACTGATGAACAGGCCATTATTGACATTCTGGCAAACCGCGGCGCTTTTCAGCGTCAGGAGATCAAACAGGCTTATTGTGACAAGTATGACGAT gAGCTGGTGGACGTCCTGAAGAGCGAGTTGACTGGAAACTTCGAGAAGGCCATCATCGCCATGCTGGACACGCCCCTCGTCTACGCCGTGAAGGAGCTGAGGAAGGCGATGAAGGGGGCGGGAACCGACGAAGATGTGCTGGTGGAAATCCTCTGCACGGCCACCAACGAA GACATCGCCATGTTCAAGGAATGCTACTTTCAGG TGCATGAACGGGACCTGGAAGCCGATATCGAGGGCGACACGAGCGGAGACGTTAGGAAACTCCTCACGGCTCTGATGCAG GGCGAGCGAGACGAGAGCTACGAGGTGGACGAGGAACTTGCCGAACAAGATGCCACTGCCCTGTTTGAG GCCGGCGAGGGCGGCTTCGGGACAGATGAGTCGACCTTCAGCCACATTCTGGCCTCCAGGAACTACCTCCAGCTCCAGGCCACGTTCAAGGCATATGAGCAG CTCTCGGGAACTGAAATCCTGGACGCCATCCAGAACGAGACTTCTGGGACTCTGAAGAAATGCTACGTTGCTCTCG TGAGAGTCGCTAAGAATCCTCAGCTCTACTTCGCCCGGCGTCTGAACAAGGCGATGAAAGGAGCAGGAACTGATGAGGACACGCTCATCCGCATCATCGTGTGTCGCGCTGAG TTTGACCTGGAGACCATCAAAGACTTGTACCTGGAGAAGTACGACGTGTCCCTGAAGGACGCCCTGAGGGACGAGTGCGGCGGTGACTTCAAGCGCCTCCTCCTGGCCATCTGCCACTGA
- the anxa13 gene encoding annexin A13 isoform X2 codes for MGNCQPTIVPYEDFDVMKDIKAIRKACKGFGTDEQAIIDILANRGAFQRQEIKQAYCDKYDDLVDVLKSELTGNFEKAIIAMLDTPLVYAVKELRKAMKGAGTDEDVLVEILCTATNEDIAMFKECYFQVHERDLEADIEGDTSGDVRKLLTALMQGERDESYEVDEELAEQDATALFEAGEGGFGTDESTFSHILASRNYLQLQATFKAYEQLSGTEILDAIQNETSGTLKKCYVALVRVAKNPQLYFARRLNKAMKGAGTDEDTLIRIIVCRAEFDLETIKDLYLEKYDVSLKDALRDECGGDFKRLLLAICH; via the exons GCCTGCAAAGGGTTCG gAACTGATGAACAGGCCATTATTGACATTCTGGCAAACCGCGGCGCTTTTCAGCGTCAGGAGATCAAACAGGCTTATTGTGACAAGTATGACGAT CTGGTGGACGTCCTGAAGAGCGAGTTGACTGGAAACTTCGAGAAGGCCATCATCGCCATGCTGGACACGCCCCTCGTCTACGCCGTGAAGGAGCTGAGGAAGGCGATGAAGGGGGCGGGAACCGACGAAGATGTGCTGGTGGAAATCCTCTGCACGGCCACCAACGAA GACATCGCCATGTTCAAGGAATGCTACTTTCAGG TGCATGAACGGGACCTGGAAGCCGATATCGAGGGCGACACGAGCGGAGACGTTAGGAAACTCCTCACGGCTCTGATGCAG GGCGAGCGAGACGAGAGCTACGAGGTGGACGAGGAACTTGCCGAACAAGATGCCACTGCCCTGTTTGAG GCCGGCGAGGGCGGCTTCGGGACAGATGAGTCGACCTTCAGCCACATTCTGGCCTCCAGGAACTACCTCCAGCTCCAGGCCACGTTCAAGGCATATGAGCAG CTCTCGGGAACTGAAATCCTGGACGCCATCCAGAACGAGACTTCTGGGACTCTGAAGAAATGCTACGTTGCTCTCG TGAGAGTCGCTAAGAATCCTCAGCTCTACTTCGCCCGGCGTCTGAACAAGGCGATGAAAGGAGCAGGAACTGATGAGGACACGCTCATCCGCATCATCGTGTGTCGCGCTGAG TTTGACCTGGAGACCATCAAAGACTTGTACCTGGAGAAGTACGACGTGTCCCTGAAGGACGCCCTGAGGGACGAGTGCGGCGGTGACTTCAAGCGCCTCCTCCTGGCCATCTGCCACTGA